Proteins encoded together in one Halalkaliarchaeum sp. AArc-CO window:
- a CDS encoding BCCT family transporter: MNLWKLFGLENAERNEKLLFFLTGAGLIALGTVGIASPQWFNDAMLGAYDWVLHNFGWWFMVLGFALLAFSAFMAFSRYGQIRIGGEDATPEFGLFGWIAMVFTVGYSGSIIIWGVGEPASIVAAPPPEPWPVQAPIESLSLSFMYIHEVFPGLAMWYPPFALAFALTIYNKDVSRYKISSMLRPLLGKDDYGKLYWFVDLASLIAIVGGIAATMGFSAQVFTALLDDVFHLPGSQLTYVLFGFIGVVFLADVWLGLHKGLQNAAKITVILAMVSAAALLVVGPTLSMINIGLDATGVWLNNMFRLSFYTDPTAAGNWGHYWTSFWWAWWAAWGIFVGSFVARVSKGRTIRETFVVLVGVPGVLLWIQHGIIGGWVLSPGFVEPVSDAVAADGIPAGIVEALTLTQFGVLIAVLFLLVITGYVITSLDSTVFILSSITLGTENPNARNRAWWGVLLAFVGVMTIELPLFEAMQAFPVVLAFPFTVFIVAIAAASYIAARDYYRETLDGSREDSLVTQRRSQESFEDD; the protein is encoded by the coding sequence ATGAACCTCTGGAAACTGTTCGGGTTAGAGAACGCAGAGAGAAACGAGAAACTCCTGTTTTTCCTCACGGGAGCAGGACTAATCGCGCTCGGGACAGTCGGTATCGCCAGTCCACAGTGGTTCAACGACGCGATGCTCGGCGCCTACGACTGGGTGTTGCACAACTTCGGGTGGTGGTTCATGGTCCTCGGGTTCGCGTTGCTCGCGTTCTCGGCGTTCATGGCGTTTTCCAGATACGGGCAGATCCGTATCGGCGGCGAGGACGCCACTCCGGAGTTCGGGCTGTTCGGCTGGATCGCGATGGTGTTTACCGTCGGCTACAGCGGCTCGATCATCATCTGGGGCGTAGGAGAACCCGCCTCGATCGTCGCGGCTCCCCCACCGGAGCCGTGGCCGGTGCAGGCGCCGATCGAATCGCTCTCGCTTTCGTTCATGTACATCCACGAGGTGTTCCCCGGCCTCGCGATGTGGTATCCACCGTTCGCGCTCGCGTTCGCGTTGACCATCTACAACAAGGACGTAAGCAGGTACAAGATCAGTTCGATGCTCCGGCCCCTTTTGGGCAAGGACGATTACGGCAAGCTCTACTGGTTCGTCGACCTCGCGTCGCTGATCGCCATCGTGGGTGGGATCGCCGCTACCATGGGGTTCTCTGCGCAGGTGTTTACTGCGCTACTGGATGACGTGTTCCATCTCCCCGGCTCCCAGCTCACGTACGTTCTCTTCGGCTTCATCGGGGTGGTGTTCCTTGCCGACGTCTGGTTGGGTCTCCACAAGGGACTGCAAAACGCCGCGAAGATCACGGTGATACTTGCGATGGTCTCTGCGGCGGCGCTGCTCGTCGTCGGTCCGACGCTGTCGATGATCAACATCGGGCTGGACGCGACCGGCGTCTGGCTGAACAACATGTTCCGACTCTCCTTTTACACTGACCCCACCGCAGCGGGCAACTGGGGCCACTACTGGACCAGTTTCTGGTGGGCGTGGTGGGCCGCCTGGGGCATATTCGTCGGCAGCTTCGTCGCCCGCGTCTCCAAGGGGCGGACGATCCGGGAGACGTTCGTGGTTCTCGTGGGGGTTCCGGGCGTTCTGCTGTGGATACAACACGGGATCATCGGCGGTTGGGTGCTCTCGCCCGGGTTCGTAGAGCCCGTCTCGGATGCTGTCGCCGCCGACGGCATCCCCGCAGGAATTGTAGAGGCGTTGACACTCACCCAGTTCGGGGTGCTCATCGCCGTCCTGTTCCTTTTGGTCATCACCGGATACGTCATCACCTCGCTCGACTCCACCGTGTTCATCCTCTCGTCGATCACTCTCGGAACCGAGAACCCGAACGCACGGAATCGGGCGTGGTGGGGCGTGCTGCTCGCCTTCGTCGGCGTCATGACGATCGAACTTCCGCTATTCGAGGCCATGCAGGCGTTCCCGGTGGTGCTTGCGTTCCCGTTTACGGTGTTTATCGTGGCGATCGCGGCAGCCAGCTACATCGCCGCCCGCGACTACTACCGCGAGACGCTGGACGGCTCCCGGGAAGATTCGCTCGTAACGCAGCGACGTTCGCAGGAGTCGTTCGAGGACGACTGA
- a CDS encoding glycerophosphodiester phosphodiesterase family protein: protein MGRSRPPIGRRRDDGEPALRIGHRGCADQHPENTVEAIEQSAPYVDGFEIDVRPCGSGELVVFHDETLDRVTDGTGRVDETTLGELRELEVLDSGETVPTLGELLSAVPDWLPVNVELKATGIEKEVLEICGDADVEVLYSSFFVRALRELRDADEAAPVGVLCHEGVDDRLALAEELKAVAFHPSMELALETDIVERCHDRGLAVNVWTAETEADVRRLRERAVDGIIADRWDVF, encoded by the coding sequence ATGGGACGAAGTCGACCCCCGATCGGCCGGCGTCGTGACGACGGGGAGCCGGCGTTGCGGATCGGCCACCGCGGCTGTGCGGATCAGCATCCGGAGAACACGGTCGAAGCGATCGAGCAGTCGGCGCCGTACGTGGACGGCTTCGAGATCGACGTACGCCCGTGTGGCTCCGGCGAGCTCGTCGTCTTCCACGACGAGACGCTCGACCGGGTGACCGACGGAACCGGCCGCGTCGACGAGACCACGCTCGGAGAGCTCCGGGAACTGGAGGTGCTCGATTCCGGCGAGACCGTTCCGACCCTCGGGGAGCTGCTTTCGGCGGTGCCCGACTGGCTTCCGGTCAACGTCGAGCTGAAGGCGACGGGGATCGAAAAGGAGGTGCTCGAGATCTGTGGCGACGCCGACGTCGAAGTGCTGTACTCGTCGTTTTTCGTCCGTGCGCTGCGCGAACTCCGGGACGCCGACGAAGCGGCACCGGTCGGAGTTCTGTGTCACGAGGGCGTCGACGACCGGCTCGCACTCGCCGAGGAGCTCAAGGCCGTCGCCTTTCACCCGTCGATGGAGCTGGCACTCGAAACGGACATCGTCGAAAGATGTCACGATCGCGGGCTTGCTGTAAACGTCTGGACTGCCGAAACCGAAGCCGACGTCCGTCGGCTGCGCGAGCGGGCCGTCGACGGGATCATCGCCGATCGGTGGGACGTGTTTTGA
- a CDS encoding IclR family transcriptional regulator, protein MLADPPGSTLDTTERSLALLEAIKRREGATMTELAEELSLAVSTVFKHLATLESNGYLIKEEDTYHVGFRFLNLGEHARSRLPGNQAIDEAVHRLAEETTEEVDFIVEDHGRIITVSESYHKWVKYAEGGSNGYRARMGTYYPIHSTASGKAILATYSRERVDSIVDRWGLEAVTENTITDREQLYEELNRTEERGFALGDEEYTEGLRSVGMAVRDGDGNTVGSMSVSGPSYRLTGDVFRERIPASLRTVVEKLEAEIAAATAGD, encoded by the coding sequence ATGCTCGCTGATCCCCCGGGAAGCACGCTCGACACGACCGAACGGTCCCTCGCTTTGCTCGAGGCGATCAAACGACGGGAGGGCGCGACGATGACCGAACTCGCCGAGGAGCTCTCTCTCGCGGTGAGTACAGTGTTCAAACATCTCGCGACGCTGGAATCGAACGGCTACCTCATCAAGGAGGAAGACACGTATCACGTGGGATTTCGATTCCTGAACCTGGGGGAGCACGCCCGGTCGCGGCTCCCCGGGAACCAGGCGATCGACGAAGCGGTCCACCGGCTGGCCGAGGAGACGACCGAGGAGGTGGACTTCATCGTCGAGGATCACGGCCGGATCATCACGGTCTCGGAGTCGTACCACAAGTGGGTCAAGTACGCCGAGGGTGGATCCAACGGCTACCGCGCTCGGATGGGGACGTACTATCCCATCCATTCGACCGCCTCGGGCAAGGCGATCCTGGCGACGTATTCCCGGGAACGCGTGGACTCGATTGTCGATCGATGGGGGCTGGAGGCGGTAACAGAGAACACGATTACCGACAGGGAGCAGCTGTACGAGGAACTGAATCGCACGGAGGAACGGGGATTTGCGCTCGGCGACGAGGAGTACACCGAGGGGCTTCGAAGCGTCGGGATGGCCGTTCGGGACGGGGACGGAAACACCGTCGGATCGATGAGCGTTTCGGGGCCGAGCTACCGTCTCACTGGCGACGTATTCCGGGAGCGCATCCCGGCGTCACTCCGAACTGTCGTCGAGAAACTGGAAGCGGAGATCGCCGCGGCGACCGCAGGCGACTGA
- the rdfA gene encoding rod-determining factor RdfA, whose protein sequence is MGTESTDRPDSKVARVIEEHELDGWGDRLEAEWLGVDGERTSLRDLADQFNRAVLEATLRDADVVAIEYDVESTYRVLTDDDVPRADVLRKERELEREGVDVEELRSNFVTHQAVHSYLRDYREAELEDRSVDPERKVETLQRLEGRTAAVAQSTLDGLVRSGEVTDREYELFVEVRAVCEECGRDYALVDLVRDGGCDCGGE, encoded by the coding sequence ATGGGAACGGAATCGACAGACCGGCCCGACAGCAAGGTTGCCCGCGTGATCGAGGAGCACGAACTCGATGGATGGGGCGACCGACTGGAGGCCGAGTGGCTCGGCGTCGACGGGGAACGGACCAGTCTCCGGGATCTCGCGGACCAGTTCAACCGCGCCGTTCTGGAGGCGACGCTCCGGGACGCCGACGTGGTCGCGATCGAGTACGACGTAGAGAGCACCTATCGCGTCCTCACGGACGACGACGTCCCCCGTGCAGACGTCCTACGGAAGGAGCGAGAACTCGAACGGGAGGGAGTCGACGTCGAGGAGCTCCGGAGTAACTTCGTCACACATCAGGCCGTCCATTCGTATCTTCGAGACTATCGGGAAGCGGAGCTCGAGGACCGATCGGTCGATCCAGAACGGAAAGTAGAGACCCTCCAGCGCCTCGAGGGGCGTACCGCTGCAGTCGCCCAGTCGACTCTCGACGGGCTCGTCCGATCCGGGGAGGTGACCGACCGGGAGTACGAACTGTTCGTGGAGGTTCGGGCGGTTTGCGAGGAGTGTGGTCGCGACTATGCGCTCGTCGATCTGGTTCGGGACGGTGGCTGCGACTGCGGCGGAGAGTAA
- a CDS encoding archaea-specific SMC-related protein, with protein sequence MSSQKSVDETLTVTAENVGGIDRTEVTLPSGVAVLTGRNATNRTSFLQALMAAFGSEKPSLKADADEGRVELQLEGETYSRTLTRRNGTVAFDGDPYLQDPELADLFAFLLEDNEARRAIQRGDDLREVIMRPVDTAEIEREIDELESEKREIDQEISRLEQFEEDLPELESKKRSLETELEETREELAEVESELDGLDADIEESRTRKEELEELFSELRDAQSRLEDVEFELETERATIQELTAEREELQTDEGDELDDDRSVDQLEGRIEELRDRKRALDGTIGKLQSVISFNEELLEEDDATVERVFQASDADGRADGDGAVTDELLSADTTVCWTCGSDVEVDRIEGTLDRLRELRKDQLSQRNELESRIDDLTDERQQLRQRKRQRERNERRLERIETELDSSRERIETLEEKREALESEIEGLEEQTESFEETNYSEVLDRHREANRLELEVGRLQNELESVEDDIEERENATDAREELSTRREQITDELADLRTRVDRLEAEAVESFNEHIDAILEILEYENIDRIWIERREETVREGRRSVDRTAFDLHVVRSADGTAYRDTVDHLSESEREVTGLVFALAGYLVHDVHEILPVMLLDSLEAIDSERIAAVVDYFEEYVDHLVIALLPEDAQALSEEYAYVTEI encoded by the coding sequence ATGTCTTCACAAAAGTCAGTGGACGAGACACTGACGGTTACCGCGGAAAACGTCGGCGGGATCGACCGGACGGAGGTAACGCTTCCGTCCGGAGTCGCCGTCCTGACCGGCCGGAACGCGACGAACCGAACTTCGTTTCTCCAGGCGTTGATGGCGGCGTTCGGCAGCGAGAAGCCCTCCCTGAAGGCCGACGCCGACGAGGGTCGAGTGGAACTGCAGCTGGAGGGGGAAACGTACAGCCGTACGCTGACCCGACGGAACGGAACCGTCGCGTTCGACGGCGATCCTTACCTCCAGGATCCCGAGCTCGCGGACCTGTTTGCGTTCCTGCTCGAGGACAACGAGGCCCGACGGGCGATCCAGCGGGGCGACGACCTCCGTGAGGTGATCATGCGGCCGGTCGACACCGCCGAGATCGAACGGGAGATCGACGAACTCGAGTCCGAGAAACGCGAGATCGACCAGGAGATCTCCCGGCTCGAACAGTTCGAGGAGGACCTGCCCGAACTGGAGTCGAAGAAACGGAGCCTGGAGACGGAACTGGAGGAAACGCGCGAGGAGCTGGCAGAGGTCGAGTCCGAACTCGACGGGCTCGACGCCGACATCGAGGAGAGCCGGACCCGAAAAGAGGAGCTCGAGGAGCTGTTCTCCGAACTGCGGGACGCCCAGTCCCGGCTCGAGGACGTCGAGTTCGAGCTCGAAACCGAACGGGCGACGATCCAGGAGCTCACTGCCGAACGCGAGGAGCTGCAGACCGACGAGGGGGACGAACTCGACGACGATCGGAGCGTCGATCAACTCGAGGGGCGGATCGAGGAGCTCCGCGACAGAAAGCGGGCGCTCGACGGGACGATCGGCAAACTGCAAAGCGTCATCAGCTTCAACGAGGAGCTGCTCGAAGAGGACGACGCGACAGTCGAACGCGTTTTCCAGGCTTCAGACGCCGACGGCCGGGCCGACGGCGACGGGGCGGTCACCGACGAACTGCTGTCGGCCGACACGACCGTCTGCTGGACCTGCGGTTCCGATGTCGAAGTCGACCGGATCGAGGGAACGCTCGATCGTCTCCGGGAGCTCAGGAAGGATCAGCTCTCACAGCGAAACGAACTCGAATCGCGGATCGACGACCTCACCGACGAGCGGCAACAGCTCCGGCAACGAAAGCGACAGCGGGAACGCAACGAACGGCGTCTCGAGCGGATCGAGACGGAACTGGACTCCTCCCGGGAACGGATCGAAACGCTCGAGGAAAAGCGTGAGGCGCTCGAATCCGAGATCGAGGGGCTCGAAGAGCAAACCGAATCCTTCGAGGAGACCAACTACAGCGAGGTGCTCGACCGCCACAGGGAGGCGAACCGGCTGGAACTTGAGGTCGGGCGACTCCAAAACGAACTCGAAAGCGTCGAAGACGATATCGAAGAGCGCGAAAACGCCACCGACGCCCGCGAGGAGCTTTCGACCCGCCGCGAGCAGATCACCGACGAGCTCGCCGACCTCCGGACTCGAGTCGATCGACTGGAGGCCGAAGCGGTCGAGTCGTTCAACGAGCACATCGACGCCATCCTGGAGATCCTGGAGTACGAAAACATCGACCGGATCTGGATCGAGCGCCGCGAGGAGACCGTCAGAGAGGGTCGCCGGTCCGTCGATCGGACGGCGTTCGACCTCCACGTCGTCCGGTCGGCCGACGGCACGGCCTACCGGGACACCGTCGATCACCTCTCGGAGAGCGAACGCGAGGTGACCGGGCTCGTGTTCGCGCTCGCGGGGTATCTCGTCCACGACGTTCACGAGATTCTCCCGGTGATGCTTCTGGACTCACTGGAGGCGATTGACTCCGAGCGCATCGCCGCCGTCGTCGACTACTTCGAGGAGTACGTCGATCACCTCGTCATCGCGCTGCTCCCCGAGGACGCCCAGGCGCTCTCCGAGGAGTACGCCTACGTGACCGAGATCTGA
- a CDS encoding MoaD family protein, which translates to MPVEIRLYGRLRDAAGVKSVTRTPPEGTTVSTLLESLGKEYPELAEQLFDDDGTVRNRVIVRKNRTTLDALSVPVDDGDRIAVATQVVGGGHTPPGTGFDQ; encoded by the coding sequence GTGCCAGTCGAGATACGCCTGTACGGCCGGCTGCGCGACGCGGCCGGCGTCAAGTCCGTCACGAGAACCCCTCCGGAGGGAACGACCGTCTCGACACTCCTCGAGTCCCTCGGGAAGGAGTATCCGGAGCTCGCCGAACAGCTGTTCGACGACGACGGAACGGTTCGGAACCGCGTGATCGTCCGAAAGAACCGGACGACGCTCGACGCGCTTTCGGTCCCCGTCGACGATGGGGATCGGATCGCTGTCGCGACGCAAGTCGTCGGCGGGGGACACACGCCACCAGGGACGGGTTTCGACCAGTAA
- a CDS encoding aldehyde dehydrogenase family protein produces MAEPQGETAIVERHLSAHEEATDGTEFHAWIGGDHYRTDEGLETRDPAIDEPILEVPRCGSGDVDAAVEAAWDAFDREWASTTPRERSNLLFEWIDVLTEHVDELAKLECLDTGKPITQARGEVEGAIDTLEYYASVCRAQRADHVPAGDDLHLYTKHEPYGVVGQIVPWNFPMWAAAWKLGPALAAGNATVLKPSTDSPLTTIRVAQLSEGILPDGVLNVVTGKGSETGSAIAEHDEIRKVSFTGSTAVGSGVMHAAADRVAPVTLELGGKSPFVVFPDADLDRVVDAVADGIFYSTGEICDAFSRALVHEDVIEEFTERFVENAESYTLGDPLDEETTMGPLTSENQFETVTDYIETGKREADLLCGGGRPDDPELADGWYVEPTVFGDVKNDDTIAREEIFGPVQTIIPFSSYEEAIELANDTRYGLAAGVGTESTSLVHNAANDIEAGLIYVNEYGPILPEAPYGGFKESGVGKDLGLEALDHYRQTKSVYVNLSEPSL; encoded by the coding sequence ATGGCAGAGCCACAAGGAGAGACAGCCATAGTCGAGCGACATCTATCGGCACACGAGGAAGCGACCGACGGAACCGAGTTTCACGCCTGGATCGGCGGGGACCACTACCGGACCGACGAGGGGCTGGAAACCCGGGATCCGGCGATCGACGAGCCGATCCTGGAGGTTCCGCGATGTGGATCCGGCGACGTCGACGCCGCCGTCGAGGCCGCCTGGGACGCCTTCGACCGCGAGTGGGCGTCCACAACGCCCCGAGAGCGGTCGAACCTGCTGTTCGAGTGGATCGACGTCCTCACAGAGCACGTCGACGAACTCGCGAAGCTGGAGTGTCTCGACACCGGCAAACCGATCACGCAGGCGCGCGGCGAGGTCGAGGGCGCGATCGACACCCTGGAGTACTACGCGTCGGTGTGTCGCGCCCAGCGGGCCGATCACGTTCCAGCCGGTGACGACCTCCACCTGTACACAAAACACGAGCCGTACGGCGTCGTCGGCCAGATCGTCCCGTGGAACTTCCCGATGTGGGCCGCAGCCTGGAAGCTCGGCCCCGCACTCGCGGCCGGCAACGCCACAGTGCTCAAACCCTCGACGGACAGCCCGCTGACGACGATCCGGGTCGCACAGCTCTCGGAGGGAATTCTCCCGGACGGGGTACTCAACGTCGTGACGGGGAAGGGGAGCGAGACCGGAAGCGCGATCGCCGAGCACGACGAGATCCGGAAGGTCTCCTTCACGGGGAGTACGGCGGTCGGCTCGGGCGTGATGCACGCGGCCGCAGACCGAGTCGCACCAGTCACGCTCGAGTTGGGCGGGAAGTCCCCGTTCGTCGTCTTCCCCGATGCCGACCTGGACCGGGTCGTCGATGCGGTCGCCGACGGGATCTTCTACAGCACGGGCGAGATCTGCGACGCGTTCTCACGGGCGCTGGTTCACGAGGACGTCATCGAGGAGTTCACCGAGCGGTTCGTCGAAAACGCCGAATCGTACACCCTCGGGGACCCGCTCGACGAGGAGACCACGATGGGGCCGCTGACCTCCGAAAACCAGTTCGAGACGGTGACAGACTACATCGAGACCGGCAAACGGGAGGCCGACCTGCTGTGTGGCGGCGGCCGTCCGGACGATCCGGAACTGGCGGACGGCTGGTACGTGGAGCCGACCGTTTTCGGAGACGTAAAAAACGACGACACGATCGCCCGCGAGGAGATCTTCGGGCCGGTCCAGACGATCATCCCGTTTTCGAGCTACGAGGAGGCGATCGAACTCGCGAACGACACCCGGTACGGGCTGGCCGCCGGCGTCGGCACGGAGTCGACATCGCTCGTGCACAACGCCGCAAACGACATCGAGGCCGGCCTGATCTACGTCAACGAGTACGGGCCGATCCTGCCGGAGGCGCCCTACGGCGGCTTCAAGGAGTCCGGCGTCGGCAAGGACCTCGGGCTGGAGGCGCTCGATCACTACCGGCAGACGAAATCCGTCTACGTCAACCTCTCTGAACCGTCGCTGTAG
- a CDS encoding iron-containing alcohol dehydrogenase — protein MSFGEYTLSFPIWVEFGNGKSERVGPLVDSQQWESVLVVTDEGIREVGLLEGIEQSLDDAGIEYIVYDGVEPNPTTSMVEEATGLLDTEGCDAVVAVGGGSVMDVGKGATLMATNSGEVADYEVKSAEDVMEAPIETEPLPLVTVPTTAGTGSEVDYWAVITDEERDFKMAMGQPPLYPDGPYLGAEIALVDPELTASLPPRQTAATGFDAFSHALENHVSSARPPVVEPLTYNVMELVSANLVEAYEEGTMASRERMMFASNVAGICENFAGFGAIHSLAEVTGGMYPEIPHGEAIAAFTPAVMRYNLEEVPDRYAEVAQAMGVDVSGLSEEEAAREAVAAVEELIAAVDLPESLADLDVDEGDLPEIAENALYTIEIHDNPRDADAEDLLEIARDAY, from the coding sequence ATGAGCTTCGGCGAGTACACGCTGTCGTTCCCGATCTGGGTGGAGTTCGGCAACGGCAAAAGCGAGCGGGTCGGCCCGCTCGTCGACTCTCAACAGTGGGAGTCGGTACTGGTCGTCACCGACGAGGGAATCCGGGAGGTCGGCCTCCTCGAGGGGATCGAACAGTCCCTCGATGATGCGGGTATCGAGTACATCGTCTACGACGGCGTCGAGCCGAATCCGACGACGTCGATGGTCGAGGAGGCGACAGGACTGCTCGATACGGAAGGCTGTGACGCGGTCGTGGCCGTCGGCGGCGGCAGCGTAATGGACGTCGGCAAGGGAGCGACGCTGATGGCGACGAACTCGGGAGAGGTCGCAGACTACGAGGTGAAGTCCGCCGAGGACGTGATGGAAGCACCGATCGAGACGGAACCGCTACCGCTGGTGACCGTTCCCACGACCGCCGGCACCGGCAGCGAGGTGGACTACTGGGCGGTCATCACCGACGAAGAGCGCGACTTCAAAATGGCGATGGGACAGCCGCCGCTGTACCCGGACGGCCCGTATCTGGGTGCCGAAATCGCGCTGGTGGACCCCGAACTCACCGCGTCGCTGCCGCCGCGCCAGACGGCCGCGACCGGTTTCGACGCGTTTTCACACGCGCTGGAGAACCACGTCTCCTCGGCGCGACCGCCGGTCGTCGAACCGCTGACGTACAACGTGATGGAACTGGTGTCGGCCAACCTGGTGGAGGCCTACGAGGAGGGGACGATGGCTTCCCGCGAGCGGATGATGTTCGCCTCCAACGTGGCGGGAATCTGTGAGAACTTCGCAGGCTTCGGGGCGATTCACTCGCTGGCGGAGGTGACCGGCGGAATGTATCCCGAGATCCCTCACGGCGAGGCGATCGCCGCCTTCACGCCCGCCGTGATGCGGTACAACCTCGAGGAAGTGCCCGACCGGTACGCCGAAGTCGCACAGGCGATGGGTGTCGACGTTTCCGGGCTCTCCGAGGAGGAGGCCGCCCGCGAGGCGGTCGCCGCCGTCGAAGAACTGATCGCGGCGGTCGACCTGCCCGAGAGCCTCGCCGATCTCGACGTCGACGAAGGGGACCTCCCGGAAATTGCCGAAAACGCGCTGTACACGATCGAGATCCACGACAACCCGCGGGACGCCGACGCCGAGGACCTGCTGGAAATCGCTCGTGACGCGTACTGA
- a CDS encoding FAD-binding oxidoreductase, whose protein sequence is METAERLPSAVDVIIVGGGIVGTSAAYFLATETDRKTLLIERDGIASGSTGDSSAIIRHHYGDRETYSRLADWSHEFFRNFEERTGEPIAYTDNPLVRLGKNGEPSGEYAQAGYETLSELGIPVSRYGRAELERRYPMLSVEDVDFAVSDDTAAYSDASDVAGGFARAAQREGATVVTDVEAEDLLTEDGGIVGIETDAGPIQTDDVIVAAGPWSGRIAGWVGVDIPMRLTREQILLLEPPEEFDAAKLENLPTTGKPDADWYLRPDFGEGVLIATHHVGETVDPDTYKRDPDEETILKFIEELEEFAPGLADSKLRGGYCGVYSDTPDRGFVIDQAGPDGCYFACGFSGHGFKTAPAVGSILADLLTEGDSELADLEEFSLERFEEQTKPTAND, encoded by the coding sequence ATGGAGACAGCAGAGAGACTCCCTAGTGCAGTCGACGTCATCATCGTCGGCGGCGGCATCGTCGGGACCAGCGCGGCGTACTTTCTCGCCACCGAAACCGACCGCAAGACCCTGTTGATCGAACGCGACGGGATCGCCAGCGGATCGACCGGTGACTCCTCGGCGATCATCAGACACCACTACGGCGACCGAGAAACCTACTCGCGACTGGCCGACTGGAGCCACGAGTTCTTCCGGAACTTCGAAGAGCGGACTGGCGAACCGATCGCGTACACGGACAACCCTCTTGTCAGGCTCGGAAAGAACGGCGAACCGTCCGGGGAGTACGCGCAGGCGGGGTACGAGACGCTCTCGGAACTCGGGATTCCCGTGAGCCGATACGGCCGGGCGGAACTCGAACGCCGATACCCGATGTTGTCGGTCGAGGACGTCGACTTCGCGGTGAGCGACGACACCGCGGCGTACTCGGACGCCTCCGACGTCGCGGGGGGGTTCGCCCGGGCGGCCCAGCGGGAGGGGGCGACCGTCGTTACCGACGTCGAGGCAGAGGACCTGCTGACCGAAGACGGCGGAATTGTCGGCATCGAAACGGACGCCGGACCGATCCAGACCGACGACGTGATCGTCGCCGCCGGACCCTGGAGCGGTCGGATCGCCGGCTGGGTCGGCGTCGACATCCCGATGCGGCTCACCCGAGAGCAGATCCTGCTGCTGGAACCTCCCGAGGAGTTCGATGCAGCCAAACTCGAGAACCTGCCGACGACGGGAAAACCGGACGCGGACTGGTACCTGCGGCCGGACTTCGGGGAGGGCGTGTTGATCGCGACTCACCACGTCGGGGAAACGGTCGATCCGGACACCTACAAGCGCGACCCCGACGAGGAGACAATCCTGAAGTTCATCGAGGAACTCGAAGAGTTCGCTCCGGGGCTCGCCGACTCGAAGCTCCGCGGGGGCTACTGCGGGGTGTACTCGGATACGCCCGACCGCGGGTTCGTCATCGATCAGGCGGGCCCCGACGGCTGTTACTTCGCCTGCGGGTTCTCCGGACACGGGTTCAAAACCGCGCCGGCAGTCGGGTCGATACTCGCAGATCTCCTGACGGAGGGAGACTCGGAGCTGGCGGACCTCGAGGAGTTCTCGCTGGAACGGTTCGAGGAGCAGACGAAACCGACAGCGAACGATTGA
- a CDS encoding IclR family transcriptional regulator has protein sequence MDDHNGREVQTVNRSFQIVRALADREGAGVTELADALELSKGAVHTHLNTLESNGVVTQQGDEYRLGLRFITFGEYVKRQRPLYGAGRDETDALAEATGEYAHLMAEERGRGFHIYKSRGDNAVGQPYHDMNLQKEDHLHYSAAGKSILSCLSESRVDDIVDAYGLPERTGNTITSRGELFDRLEQIRERGYALNDEEEIDGLRAVGAPIDTAGVVGAISVSGPVSRLKGDRFREELPERVMQAANVIELSVQTASF, from the coding sequence ATGGACGACCACAACGGGCGGGAGGTACAGACCGTAAACAGGAGCTTCCAGATCGTACGGGCGCTCGCGGATCGGGAGGGGGCCGGGGTCACCGAACTCGCCGATGCGCTGGAACTCTCGAAAGGTGCGGTCCACACGCATCTGAACACGCTCGAGTCGAACGGCGTCGTCACACAGCAGGGCGACGAGTACCGACTCGGCCTGCGGTTCATCACGTTCGGAGAGTACGTAAAGCGGCAACGCCCGCTTTACGGGGCTGGCCGGGACGAAACCGACGCCCTCGCGGAGGCGACAGGCGAGTACGCCCACCTCATGGCGGAAGAGCGGGGGCGCGGCTTCCACATTTACAAGTCTCGCGGCGACAACGCGGTCGGTCAGCCGTACCACGACATGAACCTCCAGAAGGAGGACCACCTCCACTACTCCGCGGCGGGAAAATCGATCCTCTCGTGTCTTTCCGAGTCCCGGGTCGACGACATCGTCGACGCGTACGGTCTCCCCGAGCGGACCGGAAACACGATCACCTCCCGCGGAGAGCTGTTCGATCGCCTCGAACAGATTCGGGAGCGGGGGTACGCGCTGAACGACGAAGAGGAGATCGATGGGCTCCGTGCCGTCGGAGCCCCAATCGACACCGCCGGGGTAGTGGGCGCCATCAGCGTTTCCGGCCCGGTGAGCCGGCTGAAAGGGGACCGCTTCCGCGAGGAACTGCCCGAACGGGTGATGCAGGCCGCGAACGTGATCGAACTGAGCGTCCAGACGGCCTCGTTTTGA